TCTCCGTCACGATCCCTGTCCCCATGTCAATCGTCAACGTGTACCTCTTCAGCGACGTCTCCGCGTTCTCAGAGGAGGCGAGATGAGAATCGAATGTGACAGTGCGTTCTCCGTCGTGTTCGGCCCCCACCGTCGAGCCGGGAAGCAGACTGAGCGCCCGATACATCGAGGCACGCATCTCCGGATCACCGACGTTGTGCGAGAGCAAGCCGATGAGCAGCCACCCGACCTTTCCGTCGGCCCACCCCTGCACGTCGGGGCCAAGGTAGTCGTGTATCCACGCGATCATCGCGCCTGGATCGCGTGGCATCGTTTCGAAGAACCACAGGACGTCTTCGGCGCCACCCTCGGGAAGCCGCGGAGCCTCCGACGGGGACAGTTCCTGTCCTTGTCCAAAGCCCTGGATGGCAGCTTCCTGCTGAGCGCGAGCTTCTGCCAGGTCGCCGAAGATGTCGCCGGCATCCAGCGCTCCCGATTCCTGGTACCACTGCGCCTTCAGATCAGCGGGCGCATAATCCACACCACTGCGATGGAGCACCCAGCCGCTCGTCGCGGTCGAGCGCGATGCGTTGTATCCCGGCGCCCCTCCGTAGCCGAGCGCGGCGTCATAGACGCCGAGGAACTCCTGTGTCCACGCGCGCCGAAGATACTGCCCGGGAGCGAGCACAGGCGGGGTGAACCCGGCCGCCGCGTTCGCTGCCCCCATCAATACCTCCGGTCCCGTCATCGGCGTGGCCGTCGGTGACGGCAGCGGACTCGGAACGAGCACCGGACCCGGCTCACGCGTCGGCACCGCCTCTGCCGTGGGTGCGGGGGTCGGCGCGGTGATCCCGCTCACCACGAGCACGCCGGCAGTGACCGCAGCTGCTGCGCCGAGAGCACCGGCGGCGATGAACCACGGCCGCCGTGCCGCCCGCGAACGGGCCGGCCTCCGCTCGCCCTGGATCTCCATCAGGAGGAGCGCACGCGCAGCGACGAGGTTCTCCTCCTCGCCCTCGATCTCGGGCCTGGTCTGCTGAACCTTCTCAAACACGTCCAAGGGTCTCTCCCTTCTTCTGCTGCTGCTCGAATGCCTGAATCCTGCGGGTCGGGTCCAACCGTCTGCGGACCCGGTTCAAACGTGATCGCACGGTGCCCACGGGAACGCCGAGAGCCGCCGCGACTTCGTCGTAGCTCATCCCTTGCCAGGCATAGAGCAGGAGCGTCTCCCGGTCTCTCGGCGCGAGCGCTGCGATACGTGCTCTCAGCATTTCGACCTCGCGTTCGGCATCGACGCGAGACATCGCGTCCTCCAGGCCGCCGAGCGATGAGTGCTCCTGCTGCGAGATGGACGCCGCGAACGACCTCCACTGTCTGGCCTCCATCGCACGGTGCCGCCGGATCAGACGCGAGGCGATGCCGAGAAGCCACGGCGCGGCCGATTCGACGTCCGTGTCGAAGTCGGCGCGTCTGCGGAACGCGACGAGGAAGGTCTCGCTCAGCACGTCTTCCGCCGCATGCCGGCCGACGCGATACGTCGCGAACGCGTTGACCGCGCGCGCATGTCTGTCGAAGAGGTCGGCGAACGCCGCCGGCTGCTGGAGAGACCGTTGGATGATCTCGCTGTCTGTGGTCACGCTATGTATTGGCCGTGCGCCGTCGAGCGGTTCACGCTTTCTTCGACGACTTCTCAGATGCACCCAGATCGAGCCTCATGAGCACTCGAGGGAACCCGTCGAGCACAGACCCGGTGTCTGCCGCCTTCACAAAGCCCGCGCTCTCGAACAGGGTTCGCGTGCCGACGTACGCCATCGTCAGGTTCACCTTCTCCCCGCCGTTGTCCACCGGATAGCCCTCGATGGCGGGCGCGCCGCGCTCCTTCGCGTATGCGACCGCACCGTCGATCAGGGCGTGGGAGATGCCCTGCTTGCGGTACCCCGGACGCACGCGGAAGCACCACAGCGACCACACATCGAGGTCGTCGATGTGCGGGATCAGCCGATTTCGAGCGAAGCTCGTCTCCCGTCGGGGATGCACGGCGGCCCACCCGACCGGTTCGTCGTCGAGATACGCGACCACGCCGGGCGGAGGGTCCTGATGGCACAGCTCGCGCACGCGGGCGGCGCGAGCGCTCCCCTTCAGCGCCACGTTCTCTTTGCTGCCGATGCGATAGCTGAGGCAGAAGCAGACGTTCGACGTCGGGTTCTTCGGCCCGACGAGCGTGGCGACGTCGTCGAACACCGTCGCCGGTCGAACCTCGATGGTCATGCGCCCAGTGTTGCGCACATCACGGACATCGTGTCGGCGCAGCGCGGTCTACTCGCCTCGAAGCACATCCAATGCGTGGCGGAAGTCCTCGGGGTACGGGGACTCGAACTGTACCCAGTCCCCCGTCGTCGGGTGGGCGAAGGCGAGCTGGTGCGCGTGCAGCCATTGACGGGTGAGCCCTAGCCGCGCCGACATCGTCGGGTCGGCTCCGTAGAGCGGGTCGCCGACGCAGGGGTGACGGTGCGCCGCCATGTGCACGCGGATCTGGTGGGTGCGTCCTGTCTCGAGGTG
The DNA window shown above is from Microbacterium maritypicum and carries:
- a CDS encoding RNA polymerase sigma factor, which gives rise to MHLRSRRRKREPLDGARPIHSVTTDSEIIQRSLQQPAAFADLFDRHARAVNAFATYRVGRHAAEDVLSETFLVAFRRRADFDTDVESAAPWLLGIASRLIRRHRAMEARQWRSFAASISQQEHSSLGGLEDAMSRVDAEREVEMLRARIAALAPRDRETLLLYAWQGMSYDEVAAALGVPVGTVRSRLNRVRRRLDPTRRIQAFEQQQKKGETLGRV
- a CDS encoding GNAT family N-acetyltransferase — encoded protein: MTIEVRPATVFDDVATLVGPKNPTSNVCFCLSYRIGSKENVALKGSARAARVRELCHQDPPPGVVAYLDDEPVGWAAVHPRRETSFARNRLIPHIDDLDVWSLWCFRVRPGYRKQGISHALIDGAVAYAKERGAPAIEGYPVDNGGEKVNLTMAYVGTRTLFESAGFVKAADTGSVLDGFPRVLMRLDLGASEKSSKKA